Sequence from the Fulvivirga ligni genome:
CTGCTTGTAGCCAATATACTTGCCCTACATATTCTAAGAAGGATGTAGAGAAAAAAGAAAACACTATTAGTCAGGAGAAAATATAATTCTGCTTTTTTCTAGGTCATATGGCCTAGAATTTACAGTTTTTTGAAAAATATTTAATCACACCCCTCAAGGTGTGATTTTATTCTTTATACCGTGTTCACTTTAATTTTTGACTGTATATTTTAGTGGAAATTAAATATACAGTGATATGCATAAAATTGAAGGCAAGATAGTAGATGTAGTCAATAGAAGAATCTTTGAAGGCAGCATCTCTATTGAATCAGGTAAAATTACAGAGGTAAATGAGCATCCTGTAAGTGACGCTCGTTTCATTCTTCCTGGCCTTGTAGATGCTCATATTCATATTGAGAGCTCTATGTTGGTGCCTTCAGAGTTTGCTAAGCTGGCCGTAGTTCACGGTACCATTGCCACAGTATCTGATCCTCACGAAATTGCCAATGTTTTAGGCGTTGCTGGTGTTGAATTTATGATTCAGGACGGCCAACAAGTGCCCTTGAAATTTAATTTTGGAGCCCCATCTTGCGTGCCTGCCACCCCTTTTGAGACTGCTGGCGCAGAGATCAATGCTGACGACATTGTCTATTTGTTAAAGAAACCAGAAATTAAATATCTGGCCGAAATGATGAATTGGCCGGGCGTACTTAATAGAGATCCTTTGGTAATGACTAAGATTAATATAGCCAAAGAGCTGGGCAAGCCTATAGATGGTCATGCTCCCGGATTAAAAGGGTATAATGCTAAAAACTATATAGACGCTGATATTTCTACTGACCATGAGTGCTTTACCATAGAGGAAGCGCTGGATAAGTTAAAATATGGAATGAAAATACTGATCAGAGAGGGGAGTGCTGCCAAGAATTTCGAAGCACTTATTCCTTTAATGAAAGATCACGCTGCTCAGCTGATGTTTTGTTCTGATGATAAGCACCCCGATAATTTAATAGAAGGCCATATCAATCAATTGGTGAACAGAGCCTTGGCTTATGATCATGATTTGTTTGATGTGCTCACCGCAGCCTCCGTTAACCCTGTAAAACATTATAATCTTGAAATGGGCTTGTTGCAGCCAGGTGATGCCGCTGATTTTTTAGTGGCGGATAGTATTGAGCCTTTGAGCATAGTAGAAACCTGGATAGATGGTGAAAAAGTGGCCGAAAATGGAAAGGCTTTATTTGATGCTGTTTCGCCCGAACCTATTAATGCTTTTAAGGCTACAGCTAAGAACCTAGAGGAATTTAAGCTTGATGTAACAGGTGCTGAAGTTAGGGTAATAGAAGCACTCGATGGACAGTTGGTAACAACTGAAAAATGGGTTGATTCAGCCCTAATAAATAATCCAACTCAATCTTCTACGGAAGCAGATGTGTTGAAGTTTGTGGTGGTTAACCGTTATCAGGATGTAACGCCGGCCTTAGCTTATATCGCTAATTTTGGATTGAAAGAAGGGGCCATAGCCTCATCTGTCGGTCACGATAGTCATAATATTTTGGCGGTTGGTGTAGATGATGAAAGTATTCAGCGGGTAGTCAATTTGCTTGTTGAAAATCAAGGTGGGGTAGCAGCTGTCGGGAAAGGTAAAGAAATGGTTTTGCCATTGCCTGTAGCTGGTCTTATGTCACTTGAAGATGGAGTGAAAGTGGGAAAGAAATATGAGGCCATTGATGCCTATGCTAAAGAATTGGGATCTCCATTAACCTCGCCTTTTATGAGTTTGTCATTTATGGCGCTCCTTGTGATTCCTTCTCTGAAGTTAAGCGACAAAGGGTTGTTTAATGGAGATCAATTCGAATTTGTATCACTTTTTAGGTAAAGCATCAGCGGAAGCTAATAAATCGTCATGGCCGAATTCTTCATAATATCTCTTGAAGAATTCTGTCATTACCAGATTGGAAAATTTGGAAGGTGCATTGGTTAAAATGCATATGCCAATATTCTTAGATCTGTCTAATGCTACGCCGCTTTTAAAGCCATTGGCATATCCTCCATGGTACACCAAAGTATCTTTTGGGTATTCCATAATTCTCCATCCCATGCCGTAATAGCCCTCGCGCGGGGTGAATAGCTGGCTGAAATATGGATTCTTGACTCTAATTTGAATTACTGGCTTAAACACCTGATCCAATACGGATGAAGGGATTACCTCTTCATTATTGCCAGTAATCGCTTTAAGCCACTGAGCCATATCATTAATGCTTGCATTGATTCCACCTGCAGCAGCTGTGTTGTAATAGCTTCTATGGAGCTGAGTTGGTACGTAAGACTTATTGCGATAGCCATGAGGTTCTGCCCGGTCCGTTTCGTTAATCATAGAATCATATGAAATTGATGCCGTTTTCATGTGTAAGGGCAAGAATATTCTCTTATAAATCAAGTCTTTAAAGTCCTGGCCAGTAGCTTTTTCTAATATGGGCTCTATAATCGAGTAAGCAATATTCTGATAGCTGTGTATTTCACCAGGATTTCTGCTCAAGCTTAAAGTAAATAGATTTTTTATCAAGGTATCTCTCGGTAGCTCGTCTTCTATTAAGGTAGAGAAGGCCTGATATTGAAAGCCAGCAGTATGAGATAATAAATGCCTTATAGTGATGCTGTCACAATAAGCAGGTAATGGTTGCGGGAGATAGTCAGATACATGGTCGGTCCAACGTATCATACTGTCTTTTACCTCCAGTCCAGCCAAAATAGCACTAAATCCTTTGGATACAGAAGCTAGTCTGAATAGGGTATTGGTGTCTACTGAATCTTTGCTATTGGCAGATTTAAAACCTAGGGCTACCTTATAAACCGGATATCCATCTTTTACAATGACTACTGATGCCCCTGGTGTGTTC
This genomic interval carries:
- the ade gene encoding adenine deaminase; this encodes MHKIEGKIVDVVNRRIFEGSISIESGKITEVNEHPVSDARFILPGLVDAHIHIESSMLVPSEFAKLAVVHGTIATVSDPHEIANVLGVAGVEFMIQDGQQVPLKFNFGAPSCVPATPFETAGAEINADDIVYLLKKPEIKYLAEMMNWPGVLNRDPLVMTKINIAKELGKPIDGHAPGLKGYNAKNYIDADISTDHECFTIEEALDKLKYGMKILIREGSAAKNFEALIPLMKDHAAQLMFCSDDKHPDNLIEGHINQLVNRALAYDHDLFDVLTAASVNPVKHYNLEMGLLQPGDAADFLVADSIEPLSIVETWIDGEKVAENGKALFDAVSPEPINAFKATAKNLEEFKLDVTGAEVRVIEALDGQLVTTEKWVDSALINNPTQSSTEADVLKFVVVNRYQDVTPALAYIANFGLKEGAIASSVGHDSHNILAVGVDDESIQRVVNLLVENQGGVAAVGKGKEMVLPLPVAGLMSLEDGVKVGKKYEAIDAYAKELGSPLTSPFMSLSFMALLVIPSLKLSDKGLFNGDQFEFVSLFR
- a CDS encoding serine hydrolase domain-containing protein → MKKSKVIFIYTSITSILAVLAVVLIGMNERHLSLKPIGEPKKNEPEVLELTDQQEAFLKSFDEFVHDKFNSTNTPGASVVIVKDGYPVYKVALGFKSANSKDSVDTNTLFRLASVSKGFSAILAGLEVKDSMIRWTDHVSDYLPQPLPAYCDSITIRHLLSHTAGFQYQAFSTLIEDELPRDTLIKNLFTLSLSRNPGEIHSYQNIAYSIIEPILEKATGQDFKDLIYKRIFLPLHMKTASISYDSMINETDRAEPHGYRNKSYVPTQLHRSYYNTAAAGGINASINDMAQWLKAITGNNEEVIPSSVLDQVFKPVIQIRVKNPYFSQLFTPREGYYGMGWRIMEYPKDTLVYHGGYANGFKSGVALDRSKNIGICILTNAPSKFSNLVMTEFFKRYYEEFGHDDLLASADALPKK